A single region of the Glycine max cultivar Williams 82 chromosome 20, Glycine_max_v4.0, whole genome shotgun sequence genome encodes:
- the LOC100786352 gene encoding uncharacterized protein isoform X1 has product MERENWREHINSNGNYYDDDGVERSPAKPSSLSSSPPRLAYIDHRVSKFDTLAGVAIKYGVEVADIRKMNNLVTDHQMFALKTLHIPLPGRHPPSPCLSNGSSTPGHGNYDHSPPSQAHHDLLDSFESLRIKSSERKVSPAMNSLQGYYGLKGTPSPSEDGPFPRNLPMSDRRLSRHRKSRSLVNVILEEIMQKSDDAPAAETREINSNKWNDKLGQGHQKSVADFTRIPELLLREDNSSSGVLSSRIGKGLALRQKAANRTAATIDSEPIGLNPAVLGMGDTSLNDGSYGVRKSSSTSCLQDQDTSGSSSIWPTSMWSLKPDLQALSSAAIGKPIFDGLPKPITGRKNKAALD; this is encoded by the exons ATGGAAAGGGAAAATTGGAGAGAACACATCAATAGCAATGGGAATTATTACGATGACGACGGAGTAGAACGAAGCCCTGCAAAGCCTTCTTCGCTGTCTTCATCGCCTCCCAGACTTGCTTACATCGATCACCGTGTTTCCAAATTCGATACCTTGGCCGGTGTCGCTATCAAGTACGGTGTTGAg GTGGCAGACATAAGAAAGATGAATAACCTTGTTACAGACCATCAAATGTTTGCACTTAAAACACTCCACATTCCGCTACCTGGAAGGCACCCTCCATCTCCTTGTTTATCAAATGGTTCCAGTACTCCAGG ACATGGTAACTACGATCACAGTCCACCTAGTCAGGCACACCATGATCTGCTTGATTCATTTGAATCCCTGAGAATAAAGTCATCAGAGCGGAAGGTCTCCCCAGCCATGAACTCATTACAGGGCTACTATGGACTTAAAGGGACCCCAAGTCCCTCAGAAGATGGTCCATTCCCCAGAAACTTACCTATGTCTGACCGACGTCTGAGTCGTCACCGGAAATCCAGAAGTTTGGTCAATGTAATTTTGGAAGAGATTATGCAAAAATCAGATGATGCACCAGCTGCAGAAACCAGGGAAATTAATTCCAATAAATGGAATGACAAACTTGGCCAGGGACATCAGAAATCCGTAGCTGACTTTACCAGGATACCAGAGTTGCTTTTGAGGGAGGATAATAGCAGCAGTGGTGTTCTTTCGTCAAGAATAGGAAAGGGTTTAGCTCTGAGACAGAAAGCAGCTAACCGAACCGCAGCGACAATTGATTCTGAACCAATTGGTTTGAATCCTGCGGTGTTGGGCATGGGGGATACTTCTCTTAATGATGGTTCATATGGGGTGAGGAAATCATCAAGCACTTCTTGTTTACAGGATCAAGATACCAGTGGCTCCTCATCTATTTGGCCAACCTCAATGTGGAGTTTGAAACCAGACTTACAAGCACTCTCAAGTGCAGCCATTGGAAAACCAATCTTTGATGGCTTGCCCAAGCCAATAACTGGTCGGAAAAATAAAGCTGCACTTGATTAA
- the LOC100788123 gene encoding myosin-7 translates to MYPKDPEFPPNGVEDMTRLAYLHEPGVLQNLHVRYAMNEIYTYTGNILIAVNPFQRLPHLSATSTMAKYKGAAFGEQSPHPFAIASSAYSKMINEETSQSILVSGESGAGKTESTKMLMHYLAFLGGRAATEGRSVEQQVLESNPVLEAFGNAKTVRNNNSSRFGKFVEIQFDQKGRISGAAIRTYLLERSRVCQVSDPERNYHCFYMLCAAPQEDVDKYKLGNPRKFHYLNQSNCIELDGLDDSKEYLATKRAMEVVGINSDEQDAIFRIVAAVLHLGNIEFVKGGEDETDSSQPKDEKSHFHLKIAAELLMCDEKSLEDSFCKRVMVTRGDTITKSLDPNAAALSRDALAKIVYSRLFDWIVDKINNSIGQDPDSTNLIGVLDIYGFESFKTNSFEQFCINLTNEKLQQHFNQHVFKMEQEEYTKEEIDWSYIEFVDNQDVLDLIEKKPGGIIALLDEACMFPRSTHETFAEKLYQTFKDNKRFSKPKLSRTDFTINHYAGDVTYQTDFFLDKNKDYVVPEHAALLSNSKCPFVSGLFPPLPEETTKSTKFSSIATQFKLQLQSLLETLNATEPHYIRCVKPNNLLKPGMFENNNVLQQLRWNGVMEAIRISCAGYPTRKNFDEFVQRFTILEPNVLKACPDEMTACKRLLDRANLKDYQIGKTKVFLRAGQMAELDACRAEVLGRSASIIQRKVRTFICRKHYILLQLSAIELQRVARGQLARHQYECMRREAASLIIQKNFRMHISRNAYKTIYAPAIYIQTGMRGMAARNDLRFRKRTQAAIVIQGHYRGYSARTYFKKLKKSAIAAQCSWRRTLARRELRKLKMAAKESKALEAAKNNLEIQVKELTSCLETEKRMREAKTQENEKLQHALQEMELQLQEIEEAKKQENEKLQHALQEMELQFQETKAALIQEREAAKKVAEQTPTTQENPVNVVDSELINKLTTENEQLKELVNSLEKKSVQEFPVNVTDNELINKLSSENEHLKELLNSSENKTIQEFPVNVTDNEVISKITTENEHLKDQVNSLERKIDEAERKYEECNRVSEERMNQIIETESKMIETKTNMQRLEEKLSDMETENQVLRQQALLSSSSRRMSGKLAPATTPPLENGHQALQGSVSSKTFGAEDKVRRSIMERHQESVDALFKCVTKDLGFSEGKPVAAFTLYNCLLHWKSFEAEKTSIFDRLIQLIGSELEDPDNNDCMAYWLSNTSSLFFHLQRCLRVPTTRKPPTPTSFFGRMTQGFRSSNSLSSNAFDVEHQVDAKYPALLFKQQLAAYVEKIYGIIRESFKKDLSPPLSSCTKADKTSNDSSQPSGSWNSIIECLNRYLKILKENYVPPVLVQKLFSQIFQYINMKLFNSLLLHRECCTSKSGEQIRSGLAELELWCTEATEEYVGSSFNELKHAKQAVRFLVALKKEELSYDDLTNDLCPVLSAQQLYRICTLYSDDDDDNKQSVSTDVTTRLKLLMTDDADEDDKSFLLEDNTSHPIIVEEISTSALDKTIPKIKPPAELLENANFQFLHDYC, encoded by the exons CAAGATGATAAACGAAGAAACAAGCCAATCTATTTTAGTTAGTGGAGAAAGTGGTGCTGGTAAAACTGAAAGTACAAAGATGCTTATGCATTATCTTGCATTTTTGGGAGGGAGAGCAGCAACTGAAGGGAGGTCTGTGGAGCAACAAGTTCTGGag TCCAATCCTGTTTTAGAAGCATTTGGCAATGCAAAGACTGTTAGGAACAATAATTCAAG TCGTTTTGGTAAGTTTGTGGAGATTCAGTTTGATCAAAAGGGGAGAATTTCAGGAGCTGCTATCAGAACATATTTGCTGGAACGATCTCGTGTCTGTCAAGTTTCTGATCCTGAGAGAAATTATCATTGCTTTTATATGCTTTGTGCTGCACCACAAGAG GATGTTGATAAGTATAAATTGGGAAATCCAAGAAAATTTCATTACCTTAATCAATCAAATTGCATTGAGCTTGATGGGTTGGATGATTCTAAGGAGTACCTTGCAACTAAGAGAGCTATGGAGGTTGTTGGGATAAATTCTGATGAGCAG GATGCTATATTTCGAATAGTAGCTGCAGTACTTCATTTAGGAAACATTGAATTTGTTAAGGGAGGGGAAGATGAAACAGATTCCTCTCAGCCCAAGGATGAAAAATCCCATTTCCATCTTAAAATCGCAGCTGAGCTTTTGAT GTGTGATGAGAAGTCCCTTGAAGACTCTTTCTGCAAACGTGTTATGGTGACTCGTGGTGACACCATAACAAAATCACTTGATCCAAATGCTGCAGCTCTTAGTAGAGATGCATTGGCTAAAATAGTTTATTCAAGGCTTTTTGACTG GATTGTGGACAAGATTAACAACTCTATTGGGCAAGATCCAGATTCAACTAACTTGATTGGGGTTCTAGATATTTATGGATTTGAGAGTTTTAAGACAAACAG CTTTGAACAATTTTGTATCAATTTGACAAATGAGAAATTACAACAACATTTCAACCAG CATGTCTTCAAAATGGAGCAAGAGGAATATACAAAGGAAGAGATCGATTGGAGTTATATTGAATTCGTTGATAATCAAGATGTTCTTGATCTCATAGAGAAG AAACCCGGTGGCATTATTGCTCTCCTGGATGAGGCCTG CATGTTTCCAAGATCAACACATGAAACATTTGCTGAAAAGCTATATCAAACCTTTAAAGACAATAAACGCTTCAGCAAACCAAAGTTGTCTCGCACTGACTTTACTATTAACCACTATGCCGGTGAT GTCACTTATCAAACTGATTTTTTCcttgataaaaataaagacTACGTTGTTCCAGAACATGCTGCTCTACTCAGCAATTCGAAGTGCCCCTTTGTTTCAGGGCTTTTCCCACCTTTACCCGAGGAAACTACAAAATCAACGAAGTTCTCTTCTATAGCCACTCAGTTTAAG CTTCAACTGCAATCTTTGCTTGAAACACTAAATGCTACCGAGCCACACTACATTCGTTGTGTAAAGCCAAATAATCTTCTGAAGCCTGGAATGTTCGAGAACAATAATGTGTTGCAGCAGCTTCGCTGGAAT GGAGTAATGGAGGCAATTCGGATAAGTTGTGCTGGATATCCCACCAGAAAGAACTTTGATGAATTTGTTCAGCGGTTTACTATCCTAGAACCTAATGTTCTAAAAGCATG CCCTGATGAGATGACTGCTTGCAAGAGGCTTCTAGATAGAGCGAACCTTAAAGATTATCAG ATTGGAAAGACAAAAGTGTTTCTGAGAGCCGGTCAAATGGCAGAATTAGATGCATGTCGTGCTGAGGTCTTGGGAAGATCTGCAAGCATTATTCAGAGAAAAGTCCGCACATTTATTTGTCGAAAACACTATATTTTATTGCAGTTGTCTGCCATAGAACTTCAAAGGGTTGCTAGAG GACAACTTGCACGACATCAGTATGAATGCATGAGGAGGGAAGCTGCTTCTTTGATAATTCAGAAAAACTTCCGCATGCATATTTCCAGAAATGCTTACAAAACTATTTATGCCCCTGCTATTTATATTCAAACTGGTATGCGAGGGATGGCTGCTAGAAATGACCTTAGATTCAGGAAACGGACGCAAGCTGCAATTGTTATTCAG GGTCACTACAGAGGTTATTCAGCTCGTACTTATTTcaaaaaactaaagaaatcagCAATTGCTGCACAGTGTTCCTGGAGAAGAACATTGGCACGTAGAGAACTTCGAAAGCTTAAAATG GCAGCCAAGGAATCAAAGGCACTTGAAGCAGCTAAAAATAATCTGGAAATACAAGTCAAAGAATTAACTTCGTGTCTAGAAACAGAGAAGAGAATGAgg GAAGCCAAGACACAGGAAAATGAAAAACTACAACATGCATTGCAAGAGATGGAACTTCAGCTCCAAGAAATCGAGGAAGCCAAAAAACAGGAAAATGAAAAACTACAGCATGCTTTGCAAGAGATGGAGCTTCAGTTTCAAGAAACCAAGGCAGCGCTAATTCAGGAACGAGAGGCTGCCAAGAAAGTAGCTGAGCAAACTCCAACTACACAGGAGAACCCTGTTAATGTTGTTGACAGTGAATTGATCAATAAGCTGACTACAGAAAATGAACAACTCAAG GAACTAGTTAATTCGTTGGAAAAGAAATCTGTACAGGAGTTTCCTGTTAATGTTACTGACAATGAGTTGATCAATAAACTTTCTTCAGAAAATGAACATCTTAAG GAACTACTTAATTCATCGGAAAATAAAACTATACAGGAGTTTCCTGTTAATGTTACTGACAATGAGGTGATCAGTAAGATCACTACAGAAAATGAACATCTTAAG GATCAAGTTAATtctttggaaagaaaaattgatgAAGCTGAGAGGAAATATGAAGAATGTAACAGGGTTAGTGAGGAGCGCATGAATCAAATTATAGAGACAGAATCAAAGATGATTGAGACAAAGACAAATATGCAGAG GCTTGAAGAAAAGCTATCTGATATGGAAACTGAGAACCAAGTTTTGCGGCAGCAAGCCTTGTTGAGTTCATCATCCCGGAGAATGTCAGGAAAGCTTGCACCTGCTACAACTCCG CCTTTGGAAAATGGTCATCAG GCACTACAGGGTTCTGTTTCTTCAAAAACATTTGGTGCAGAGGATAAAGTAAGGAGATCTATTATGGAGAGGCATCAA GAGAGTGTAGATGCTCTTTTCAAATGTGTGACAAAAGATCTTGGGTTCTCTGAAGGAAAACCTGTTGCAGCATTTACCCTTTACAATTGTCTGCTACATTGGAAATCTTTTGAAGCTGAGAAAACAAGCATATTCGATCGTCTTATACAGCTGATCGGTTCTGAATTAGAG GATCCTGACAACAATGATTGTATGGCTTATTGGCTATCCAACACATCTTCTTTGTTTTTCCATCTTCAGCGATGTCTAAGAGTACCTACAACACGGAAACCACCCACCCCCACTTCGTTTTTTGGGAGGATGACCCAG GGTTTCCGCTCATCTAATAGTCTTTCCAGCAATGCTTTTGATGTAGAGCATCAGGTCGATGCCAAGTATCCTGCCTTGCTTTTCAAGCAACAGCTTGCAGCTTATGTGGAAAAGATATATGGAATCATTCGTGAAAGTTTTAAGAAAGACTTGTCACCTCCACTTTCTTCTTGCACTAAG GCGGACAAAACATCAAATGACAGCAGCCAACCATCTGGTTCTTGGAACAGCATCATCGAATGCCTTAATAGATATCTCAAGATTCTGAAAGAAAACTAT GTGCCTCCTGTTCTGGTTCAGAAGctatttagtcaaatttttcaaTACATCAATATGAAACTCTTCAATAG CCTTCTTTTACATAGAGAATGCTGCACATCCAAAAGTGGAGAACAGATAAGATCAGGGTTGGCTGAACTAGAATTATGGTGTACTGAAGCAACGGAAGAG TATGTTGGCTCTTCTTTCAATGAACTCAAACATGCAAAGCAAGCAGTTAGATTCTTG GTTGCACTAAAAAAGGAAGAGCTATCCTATGATGATCTTACAAATGACCTCTGCCCA GTCCTAAGTGCTCAACAGCTTTATAGAATATGTACACTTTACAGTGATGACGATGATGACAATAAGCAAAGTGTATCAACAGAC GTCACTACTAGATTGAAGCTTCTAATGACAGATGATGCAGATGAAGATGACAaatctttcttgttggaggacAACACAAG TCATCCTATTATCGTTGAAGAGATCTCTACTTCTGCTCTAGATAAAACCATTCCAAAAATAAAACCTCCTGCAGAACTTCTGGAGAATGCAAACTTCCAATTTTTACATGATTATTGTTAG
- the LOC100786352 gene encoding uncharacterized protein isoform X2 codes for MNNLVTDHQMFALKTLHIPLPGRHPPSPCLSNGSSTPGHGNYDHSPPSQAHHDLLDSFESLRIKSSERKVSPAMNSLQGYYGLKGTPSPSEDGPFPRNLPMSDRRLSRHRKSRSLVNVILEEIMQKSDDAPAAETREINSNKWNDKLGQGHQKSVADFTRIPELLLREDNSSSGVLSSRIGKGLALRQKAANRTAATIDSEPIGLNPAVLGMGDTSLNDGSYGVRKSSSTSCLQDQDTSGSSSIWPTSMWSLKPDLQALSSAAIGKPIFDGLPKPITGRKNKAALD; via the exons ATGAATAACCTTGTTACAGACCATCAAATGTTTGCACTTAAAACACTCCACATTCCGCTACCTGGAAGGCACCCTCCATCTCCTTGTTTATCAAATGGTTCCAGTACTCCAGG ACATGGTAACTACGATCACAGTCCACCTAGTCAGGCACACCATGATCTGCTTGATTCATTTGAATCCCTGAGAATAAAGTCATCAGAGCGGAAGGTCTCCCCAGCCATGAACTCATTACAGGGCTACTATGGACTTAAAGGGACCCCAAGTCCCTCAGAAGATGGTCCATTCCCCAGAAACTTACCTATGTCTGACCGACGTCTGAGTCGTCACCGGAAATCCAGAAGTTTGGTCAATGTAATTTTGGAAGAGATTATGCAAAAATCAGATGATGCACCAGCTGCAGAAACCAGGGAAATTAATTCCAATAAATGGAATGACAAACTTGGCCAGGGACATCAGAAATCCGTAGCTGACTTTACCAGGATACCAGAGTTGCTTTTGAGGGAGGATAATAGCAGCAGTGGTGTTCTTTCGTCAAGAATAGGAAAGGGTTTAGCTCTGAGACAGAAAGCAGCTAACCGAACCGCAGCGACAATTGATTCTGAACCAATTGGTTTGAATCCTGCGGTGTTGGGCATGGGGGATACTTCTCTTAATGATGGTTCATATGGGGTGAGGAAATCATCAAGCACTTCTTGTTTACAGGATCAAGATACCAGTGGCTCCTCATCTATTTGGCCAACCTCAATGTGGAGTTTGAAACCAGACTTACAAGCACTCTCAAGTGCAGCCATTGGAAAACCAATCTTTGATGGCTTGCCCAAGCCAATAACTGGTCGGAAAAATAAAGCTGCACTTGATTAA